CTGCCCCGGGCGCGGTGGTGATCCGCATCTGTCCGCTGTCTCCATCGCGCGCCACCAACCGGCCGCGCACCAGCCGCAGCCCCGCGCCCGGCGCACGCTCCACCTGCTCGAGGATGGCGCCCGGCCCGTCATCCTCCACCGATAGGTGCAGCCGGCCGCCGTCCCGGGCCGCGCGGATGCGGATGCACGTCGGCGCCACGCGCATGGACGCCGCGTGCTTCACCGCGTTCTCCACCAGCGGCTGCAGCACGAACGCCGGCACGGTGCACCGCAATGTGTCGTCATCCACCTCCAGCTCGGCGATCAGGCGCGCGCCCAGGCGAAGCTGCTCGATCCACAGGTAGTCGCGCACCAGCTGCATCTCCTCGTTCAGCGGCACGTCGTCGGCCGCGTCCAGGCGAACGTCGCAGGTGCGGTGAAGCAGCGTGCCGAATCGTTCGATGGCCTCCTCGGCCCGCCCATCGCCCGCGCTCACCAGCTCCAGCAGCGAATGAAGGGTGTTGAACAGGAAGTGCGGGTTGATCTGCGCGCGCAGTGCCTGCATCTCCGCGCGCGTCCGCAGCGCCTCGGCCCGGGCGGCGCGCGCCTCCTGCTGGCGCAGGCGATCGCCCACCTCGGCCACGTAGCGCACGGCCGCGATGGTCACGTACAGCAGCACGCCGGCCCCCAGCTGCCAGCGAAGCTCCTCGAAGGTGAGCGTGGCGACTTGCAGCCGCCCCATCCACAGCGACTCCACGAGGGTGCGCACGGCCAGCATTCCGCCGCACCACGCCAACGAGTAGGCGATGGCCAGCCCAACGTGGATGCCGAAGAACGCGACGCGGCCGCGGCTGCCCCACGGGATGCGCGCGCACGCGTGCACCACCCCGATCCCGGCCAGTGCGGCCGGAAGGGTGTTGCTCACCGCCAGCATGAAGATGGGGCCCACGGGGCCGCCAGCGGCCATGATGGCGCCGAAGTACGCGGCCAGCATGGGGAGCCACGCCACCGCGTACAGGGCCCAGCGGCGCCGGCCGGAGCCGGCGGTCATTGCCATGGTCATGCGGATCAGGGTGCGGGAACGCGCAGGGCCTGGGCAGCGGCGCGGAGCAGCGCGGCGCGGTCCGCGGGGGGAACGGGCACGTCCGCCGCCACGCCATTCCCTTCTACGCGGACGCCGGCGGCGGTGCGAAAGTCCATCGCGGGGTACCGAAGCCGCCATCCGGGCGCCACCATCACGTCCGCCGCCGAGAGCATGGCGCCCGCCGTGCGCTCGCCGATGGTGACGGCTCCACGCGATTCCTTGAGGATGGCGGCCACGGCCTCCGCGGCGCTCCCGGTATTCTGGTCGGTGAGGATGGCGATGCGCCCCGTGTACGGCCGCGCGATGCCGCCGCCGATGTACAGCATGGCCGCCCCCCCGGCGGCATCCACCGCGCCCGTCAGCATGGCGCCGCTCACCGAGCCGTCGCTGGGCAGCGGAGGGATGGTCGCCGGGTCCAGCGCGGCCGCGGATCGCATGCCCCGGCTGTCGAACCCGCGGCGAACGACGAAGTAGCCGGCGGGCACGGGCCTGGCGCTCAGGTGCTGCCCCAGTCGGTAGGCCAGGTCTACCGAGCCGCCCTCGTTTCCGCGCAGGTCGATGACGATGGCCGGCAGCCCCGCCATCGCCGCGAAGGCGCTGTCCATCCGCATCACCTCGGGCATCAGCGCCGCGCCCGACGGGCTGAAGCTGGCGATGCGCAGGTACCCCATCGACGGCGACAGCACCTGCCAGCTCACGGACGGGGCGGGCGCGGCCGGCGCGGGCGGGGTTGCCGTGTTCGCCGACGGCGGCGCCGCAAGGCGCACCACGGGGGTGAAGCCCAGGTGCGAGGTGCCCAGCGCACGAAGGAGCCCGCTGATGACCGCGTACGCCTCGCCGTCGGAGCTGGCGGCGGCGACGCGGCCGCGCGCCTCGGCCACCAGCCCGGCCCAGTCGGCGCCGTTGTACCCGGGATCGAAGAAGTGCCGTTGCAGCACCCCCACAACACTGTCGAACACCGCCGTCCCGGTCAACGGGGCCAGCGTCTCGCGCGGCAGGCGCATGCCGGACACGGAGCGGGGCGCCTGGCCAGCGGCGCGCCAGCTGCCGCGCAGGGAATCGCCTCGCACGGCCACGTCCAGCGCGGACTCGACTCCCCTCGCCGTCAGGGCGACCACGAGCCCCGAGTCCGTCCGCGTGGCGGAGGTGGGCACGACGGTCTGCTGCCAGGAGAAGGCGCGGGGAGTGAGCACACCGCCGCGCTCGTCCAGCGACAGCACGGTCGTCAACGGCCGCGGGCCGGCCACGCGGACGAGCCAGTTGCCTGCGAGTTCGGGCCGCTCCTGCGCAGGGGCGGCGGACGCGAGCGCGGGCGTGAGCAGGAGGGGGATCAGAAGACGGCTGAGAGAATGCATCATCGACCGAAACGGTGCGGGGAACGGAACTGCCACGTGCAGCAACGGTGGCGTGTCCCCGCGCCGCGCTCAAGCGTCGTTCGCCCAACCGGCCACCCGCGCGCCCGAGCGGGCGGTAGCGGCGCCGGGTGGCGAGCCGTCATCTCCCTGGTGCGGGAATGGACCAAGGGTGATAGATTGGCCGTATGCAGCCTTTCGCTGCAGGTGCTGCCGAAGGTGGAGCGGTTGGAGGTACGGTAGCGGAGAGTGGATGCTGTGGGATGGAGGGGGGCTTTCGATGCGAGCGGATGCTCGGAACCGAGGGAGTTCTGCGCTCCGACTGTTTGGGAATAATGCAGCATTGGAGTGCCCGATCGATTTCGTGCTGATCAGGGCCGGAGTAGCGGGGTAATCACCGACTAGCGCAGGTCGGTGCGGCCGATGTGTCTGCGGCATGAATATCGTGGATCGCCGAGCCCTGAACGTCTCGACATCCTCGACGTGAATGCCGTCGGTGAGCCGCCTCGGGCGAGGCGGTTGTGTAGCCAGTTCCGAGCTAGAGCAGGGCGAATTCGAGTCCAGTCCTGTGGATGTGTGAAACCTAGGGCCGGGATAACAACACACCACCCGAACTCTGTACATCCAATGCCCCTCGATTTGTCCACGACACTCGTTATAGGTATCAGTGCTACCGCGCTGTTTGATCTTCATGAGGCGGACCGCATGTTCTCGGAGAAAGCGGCACTAGATCCCGATACCGCGATCGACGAATACCGCGCGTACATGCTGGCGCGGGAGGATGATCTGCTTTCCCCTGGAACGGGCTTTCCTCTGATCAAGGCACTACTCCGTCTCAATCAGCATACACTTCCAGGCGCTCCGCCCATCGTTGAGGTAGTCGTGATGTCGCGGAATAGCCCGGAAACCGGAATCCGCGTCCTTCAAACCATCAGGGCGATGGACCTTGGGATCTCCCGCTCCGCGTTCACAGCTGGCGAACCTGTAACGGATTACCTTGAAGCGTTCGACGTTGATCTATTCCTCACGACGAGTGTTGCCGATGCGCAACGGGTTATTGATAGCCGTACGTGCGCTGCCGCTGTTCTGTCGCCCCCTCCTCGAAACGCGCCGGAACCTCCGGAAGAGCAGGTGCGGATCGCGTTTGACGGTGATGCTGTGCTTTTTGATGAAGAGAGCGAATTGGTTTACAAGAAGCATGGGCTCGCCGCATTCCATCAAGCTGAGGACAACCTCCAGCATGTCCCTCTGCCGGAAGGCCCGTATGCGGCTTTTTTGAAAAAGCTGGCGAAAATGCAGGAGCGGCTCCCGATGCGGGTAGAGCATTCACCGGTTAGAATCGCCATCGTGACCGCCCGCAACAGCCCCGCAGAGATGCGTGTGATTCGCACTATGCGGGAGTGGGGTGTCTACGTAGACCAGGCATTCTTTCTTGGCGGGGTTGGTAAAGGGAAAGTGCTCGGTGCATTCAAACCACATATCTTCTTTGATGACCAAGAGGTACACTTACGCGACGCCGCCGGCTTAGTGCCTAGCGGGCGCGTCCCCTACCTCACTGGTTCACTATTAGCCTCCCCGGCAGTGCTGAAAGAGGCGGAGCCACTCGGGGCTGAGCCTGGCTCGAATGCGGAAAGTGAACGACTCGGCGATGACTTTGGCTCTCCTCCAGAGTAACCGTCGGTTAAGTGGAGACTGCCGCTGCCGCATTCCGCAGATCATCCGCAAACTCAAGCACAGCTTCAGCCACCAGCTGGTGCATCGACATCTCGCACTCAGAGACGTAGCGGGAGAGCTTGATCGAGGATTATGCGACGGGCTTCTAGCGCGCCGCAGCGGTCCAACAGCATCTTCAGTATTCGGTGTGGCCTACGTGCTGAACGGCCTGGGTAAAAACCTCTGCCGAATGTGACGCCACCTCTCCGGTTGCACAACGCTTCTAGACCGATTAGGATTCTCATGTGTGCCTACCCTCAATCTTGTCCGCAGAACGGTGAAGCTGTCCACGGGAACACATATATGGCAAAACGAATGGCTTCATTCCCAATATCGCCAAGCACTCGCTTCAATACCTAACCCACCCTCTCGCCTCAGATAATCACACCATGTGGCCTTACGATCTGCTTAACTCCGATACTGCTACCGCCCCTTGGTATAGCATGACACTGCGCGACGACGCACCACTCATTATCACGCTGATCTCAATCGCGATCACCGCAATCATTTCGTTCCTCGCATTCCGGATCGCGCGGACTATCGAACGCCGGCGGATTGTTCTGGAATTTCTCCGTGAATTGAATAGCACAGAGATGATGCGTGATCGGCACAATGCCGTGCTGGCGCTCCGGAAGTTCAGCGAGAACCCCACCGGCGCACAGGCGTTTGAGCGGGAAGTCTGGAGCTTTTTGGTCGACTCGTCCCATCTGGAGTGGTCTCCGGGCTGTGGATATTCTCACTTCGGCCGCGGGCACGACAAACAGCCCGTGCTGATCGATGCCGCGAGAGACGACCGCAACGAGGAAGAGTTTGTCCGCAGCCATGGACTGGCGAACTTCATCTACTTCATTGCCCGTGTGCAGATCTGCTGTGACAAGAATTTGCTTGACCAGCGGCTTGCAGATCTATTTCTCTACTCTTGGTTCCTGCACTATTATGCGTTCCTCGCCCACTTTGCGAAGGCGCTACAGGATCAGGTTAACGACCACGCCCCGGTGCATCGGCATCTCCAAGCAGGATGGATTGAGGGTATTAATTCAGCCGTGCGTAGGATGGAGAACCTAAGCGGTGTACACAATCCAACGCACTCCGATAGGCCTTCAAGGCCAATGCAGGTGCATCGCTTCATGCATGATCTGTGGTTAACGCTGCGGAACGGCAGAGTCCGTTCTCCGGCAACGGTGGAACGTTCGCCAAGAAGTGCCGCCCCAGCAGCAAACGCAGAAAAAATGCTACCCAATTCAGAACGAGTGCGGAGTTCAAGAAAGAAGCGCGGCGGTAAGCCCGCCCGGAGATGATATACTGCGCGTCGGACACTACACGGGACGAGTATGTGGCCGCGAGAGTTCATCGGATCCGAGATGGAAACCGTTCCTGGGTTTCGCAGAGACGCCCCCCCTCCTGCCCCTACAGCAGATGGACGCACAATTCGAAGTTCCCACTGATATAGCCACCGTGTGCGCGGCTGCGGCCAGCATTTTGGCTTTCATATTCGCCGTCTACACACACCGCCAGCAGCGCCGCTCAGAGAGGCGTGCTGCAGCCTTTGCGCTTCACCAAATGTGGTCTTCGCCACACCTTATGGACGCGCGGGGCTACGCAGCGCGTATCTGCGACGACGTGTTGCTCGGCAGGATGCCGCTTGATGCCTACGCCTCAGATGAAAGGTTCATCGCGTGCGTATCGCAGGTTGAACACTTCATCGTCGATCTTGAGCGCCTGCTGTCGGCCAATGTCGTCTGTCCAGAACTGGCGCAGTCGCTGTTTTCTGCGAACGTTAATGGTTGGATCGATCGCTTGGACAAAACCATCTACGCGGCTCCCCGCGTACACTCATTCCATTCGGGAAAGAACGCCGAATCTGCCTACAAGGATTTTCATACTAAGCTGACTCCCATCCGGAGACACTTGAAGGAACAGCAAACACTTCGAAACGGCCCATCCTTTAGGAAGTGGAGGCACTACTTCGTTGACTCTCCTACGATTTTACGCGCGTTGCGCAGATCCTCACCGAACTCCAGCACCGCCTCGGCGACGAGCAGGTCCATCGACATCTCGCACTCGGAGACATAGCGGGAGAGCTTGATCGACGAGTACGCGACGGCTTGCAGCGCGCCGAAGCGGTCCGCCAGCATCTCCAAGATCCGCGCGGCTGAGGCTCCTTCCATGTTCATCGCATCCTCCTCGTTGCTTGCGCCTCCGGCGGAGGATGCCTATCGTGTAGACATCCCATCTGCCTCGCGGCGGGTGGATTGTAAGGGCAGTCGCGAACTCTTGGCGGGGTGAGCGGCTGCCCTTCGGCATTGGCTGTATGAATAATGTGTAGGCGGACACCTGTCAACGGTTTCTTCCTACACCATAAACGGAGGCCTGTATGGTTAAGCCTGAGCGAATCCAGAGGGTCGTCAGAGAGGTGATTCAAGAGAGCGAGCTTCCACGCGCGCTACTCGCACGCGACGCGGA
This Longimicrobium sp. DNA region includes the following protein-coding sequences:
- a CDS encoding sensor histidine kinase, with amino-acid sequence MAMTAGSGRRRWALYAVAWLPMLAAYFGAIMAAGGPVGPIFMLAVSNTLPAALAGIGVVHACARIPWGSRGRVAFFGIHVGLAIAYSLAWCGGMLAVRTLVESLWMGRLQVATLTFEELRWQLGAGVLLYVTIAAVRYVAEVGDRLRQQEARAARAEALRTRAEMQALRAQINPHFLFNTLHSLLELVSAGDGRAEEAIERFGTLLHRTCDVRLDAADDVPLNEEMQLVRDYLWIEQLRLGARLIAELEVDDDTLRCTVPAFVLQPLVENAVKHAASMRVAPTCIRIRAARDGGRLHLSVEDDGPGAILEQVERAPGAGLRLVRGRLVARDGDSGQMRITTAPGAGFRVDVGLLAGAPALAAAGQG
- a CDS encoding S41 family peptidase — encoded protein: MMHSLSRLLIPLLLTPALASAAPAQERPELAGNWLVRVAGPRPLTTVLSLDERGGVLTPRAFSWQQTVVPTSATRTDSGLVVALTARGVESALDVAVRGDSLRGSWRAAGQAPRSVSGMRLPRETLAPLTGTAVFDSVVGVLQRHFFDPGYNGADWAGLVAEARGRVAAASSDGEAYAVISGLLRALGTSHLGFTPVVRLAAPPSANTATPPAPAAPAPSVSWQVLSPSMGYLRIASFSPSGAALMPEVMRMDSAFAAMAGLPAIVIDLRGNEGGSVDLAYRLGQHLSARPVPAGYFVVRRGFDSRGMRSAAALDPATIPPLPSDGSVSGAMLTGAVDAAGGAAMLYIGGGIARPYTGRIAILTDQNTGSAAEAVAAILKESRGAVTIGERTAGAMLSAADVMVAPGWRLRYPAMDFRTAAGVRVEGNGVAADVPVPPADRAALLRAAAQALRVPAP
- a CDS encoding 5'-nucleotidase; the encoded protein is MPLDLSTTLVIGISATALFDLHEADRMFSEKAALDPDTAIDEYRAYMLAREDDLLSPGTGFPLIKALLRLNQHTLPGAPPIVEVVVMSRNSPETGIRVLQTIRAMDLGISRSAFTAGEPVTDYLEAFDVDLFLTTSVADAQRVIDSRTCAAAVLSPPPRNAPEPPEEQVRIAFDGDAVLFDEESELVYKKHGLAAFHQAEDNLQHVPLPEGPYAAFLKKLAKMQERLPMRVEHSPVRIAIVTARNSPAEMRVIRTMREWGVYVDQAFFLGGVGKGKVLGAFKPHIFFDDQEVHLRDAAGLVPSGRVPYLTGSLLASPAVLKEAEPLGAEPGSNAESERLGDDFGSPPE